One window of Trinickia caryophylli genomic DNA carries:
- the rimI gene encoding ribosomal protein S18-alanine N-acetyltransferase: protein MSGVLLADRYMSPMTDADLDEVALIEREAYEFPWTRGNFEDSLRNGYFGVCMRHVTGVLVGYCVLMPVVDEMHLLNLCVAPRAQHSGAGLALLREAARIARTTGLGGVLLEVRPSNVRAIRLYERFGFVTVGRRRNYYPARHRSREDAIVMRYTFPKEGADGVR, encoded by the coding sequence ATGAGCGGTGTGCTGCTGGCCGATCGGTATATGTCGCCGATGACCGATGCCGATCTCGACGAGGTGGCGCTGATCGAGCGCGAGGCCTATGAGTTTCCCTGGACGCGCGGCAACTTCGAGGATTCGTTGCGCAACGGCTATTTCGGCGTGTGCATGCGTCATGTGACGGGTGTGCTCGTAGGCTATTGCGTATTGATGCCGGTTGTCGATGAAATGCATTTGTTGAACCTCTGTGTCGCGCCACGCGCTCAGCACAGCGGCGCCGGCCTCGCGCTTTTGCGCGAGGCGGCACGCATTGCCCGCACGACGGGCCTTGGCGGCGTGTTGCTCGAGGTTCGACCGTCGAACGTGCGCGCGATCAGGCTGTACGAGCGTTTTGGTTTTGTTACGGTCGGACGCCGCAGGAACTACTATCCGGCGCGTCACCGCAGCCGCGAAGATGCAATCGTCATGAGATACACGTTTCCGAAGGAGGGCGCGGATGGCGTTCGATGA
- a CDS encoding universal stress protein — protein MFKHILVPTDGSELSKKAIDGAIDLARSVGARVTAYACLPQYPYSPFSEVVVEAPEDFQARSEREARSHLDEVEQAARLAGVDCSSRTSVHPSPYLGIIEAAEEGGCDVILMASHGRRGLGSLLLGSETQRVLTHTKIPVIVYR, from the coding sequence ATGTTCAAGCACATCCTGGTTCCGACGGACGGTTCCGAGTTGTCGAAAAAAGCGATCGACGGCGCCATCGATCTGGCGCGGTCGGTCGGCGCGCGCGTGACCGCTTACGCGTGCTTGCCGCAGTACCCGTACTCGCCGTTTTCGGAAGTGGTCGTCGAGGCGCCCGAAGACTTTCAGGCCCGTAGCGAGCGCGAGGCGCGCTCGCATCTGGACGAGGTCGAGCAGGCGGCGCGGCTCGCCGGCGTCGATTGTTCGAGCCGCACGAGCGTGCATCCGTCGCCCTACCTCGGCATCATCGAAGCGGCCGAGGAGGGGGGCTGCGACGTGATCCTCATGGCGTCGCACGGCAGGCGCGGTCTCGGCAGCCTGCTCCTCGGCAGCGAGACGCAGCGCGTGCTCACGCACACGAAGATTCCCGTGATCGTCTACCGCTGA
- a CDS encoding LysR family transcriptional regulator, protein MARLKQIETFVAVAAKGSLSAAAAAEGVAPAVIGRRLDALEERLGVKLFVRTTRKLTLTFEGSAFLEDCQRIVHELNHAEASVSAGGVKASGHLRVSAPAGFGRKHVAPLVPAFAAAHPDVSITLDLSDRLVDLVNEGFDCAVRLGELPDSSLVSLKLGENRRVCVGAPAYLEHRGTPQTLADLARHNCLALAANANQQRAWSFQEDGKAVSIKVSGTMECTDGAVLREWCVLGYGLAWRSWWEVGADIAAGRLVTVLDGFAAPPIGIHAVFAQRRHLPLRVRLFLDYLKHTYERADYWR, encoded by the coding sequence ATGGCACGTTTGAAGCAGATCGAAACTTTCGTGGCCGTGGCGGCAAAGGGCAGTCTGTCGGCCGCGGCCGCCGCGGAGGGGGTGGCGCCCGCGGTAATCGGCCGGCGGCTTGACGCCCTCGAGGAGCGGCTTGGCGTGAAGCTTTTCGTGCGCACGACGCGCAAGCTCACGTTGACGTTCGAGGGCTCGGCGTTTCTCGAGGACTGTCAGCGCATCGTGCACGAGCTGAACCACGCCGAGGCGAGCGTTTCGGCCGGAGGCGTCAAAGCGAGCGGGCATCTTCGTGTATCGGCGCCGGCGGGCTTCGGCCGCAAGCACGTGGCGCCGCTCGTGCCCGCGTTCGCGGCGGCGCATCCCGACGTTTCGATCACGCTCGATCTTTCCGACCGGCTCGTCGATCTCGTCAACGAGGGGTTCGATTGCGCGGTGCGGCTCGGCGAGTTGCCCGATTCGTCGCTCGTCTCGCTCAAGCTCGGCGAGAACCGGCGCGTGTGCGTGGGCGCGCCCGCCTATCTCGAGCACCGGGGCACGCCGCAGACGCTGGCCGATCTCGCGCGTCACAACTGCCTCGCGCTCGCTGCCAATGCGAACCAGCAGCGCGCCTGGTCGTTCCAGGAAGACGGCAAGGCGGTATCGATCAAGGTATCGGGCACGATGGAGTGCACCGACGGCGCCGTGCTGCGCGAATGGTGCGTGCTCGGCTACGGGCTCGCCTGGCGCTCGTGGTGGGAGGTGGGCGCGGACATCGCCGCCGGGAGGCTCGTCACCGTTCTCGACGGCTTCGCGGCGCCGCCGATCGGCATTCATGCCGTATTCGCACAGCGGCGCCATTTGCCGCTGCGGGTGCGGCTTTTTCTCGACTATCTGAAGCACACGTACGAGCGCGCGGACTACTGGCGCTAA
- the aceA gene encoding isocitrate lyase: MSRQQQAQELQRQWETDPRWKGIRRGYSAEDVVRLRGSLPVEHTLARRGAEKLWNAINTEPFVNALGALTGNQAMQQVKAGLKAIYLSGWQVAGDANVAGEMYPDQSLYPANSVPLVVKRINNTLTRADQIQWSEGKNPGDEGYVDFFAPIVADAEAGFGGVLNAFELMKAMIEAGASGVHFEDQLASVKKCGHMGGKVLVPTRENVAKLTAARLAADVCGVPTVLIARTDAEAADLITSDVDENDRPFLTGERTVEGFFRTKPGLDQAVSRGLAYAPYADMIWCETGKPDLEYAKKFAEAIHKEFPGKLLSYNCSPSFNWKKNLDDATIAKFQKELGAMGYKFQFITLAGFHALNHSMFNLAYGYARTQMSAFVELQQAEFAAAEKGFTAVKHQREVGTGYFDAVTQTVEREASTTALHGSTEDEQFFDSKKVA; encoded by the coding sequence ATGTCACGTCAACAGCAAGCTCAGGAACTTCAACGGCAGTGGGAAACGGATCCGCGCTGGAAAGGCATCCGCCGCGGCTACTCGGCCGAGGACGTCGTGCGGCTGCGCGGCTCGCTGCCCGTCGAGCATACGCTTGCGCGGCGCGGCGCCGAAAAGCTGTGGAACGCGATCAACACGGAGCCGTTCGTCAACGCCCTCGGCGCGCTGACGGGCAATCAGGCCATGCAACAGGTGAAAGCCGGCCTCAAGGCAATTTATCTGTCGGGCTGGCAAGTGGCCGGCGATGCGAACGTGGCAGGAGAAATGTATCCGGATCAGTCGCTCTATCCGGCCAACTCGGTGCCGCTCGTCGTCAAGCGCATCAACAACACGCTCACGCGCGCCGACCAGATCCAATGGTCCGAGGGCAAAAACCCCGGCGACGAAGGCTATGTCGATTTCTTCGCGCCGATCGTGGCCGACGCGGAAGCCGGTTTCGGCGGCGTGCTCAACGCATTCGAGCTGATGAAGGCCATGATCGAGGCCGGTGCGTCCGGTGTGCACTTCGAAGACCAGCTCGCATCGGTCAAGAAGTGCGGCCACATGGGCGGCAAGGTGCTCGTGCCGACGCGCGAGAACGTCGCAAAGCTGACGGCGGCGCGCCTCGCGGCGGACGTCTGCGGCGTGCCGACCGTGCTCATCGCGCGCACGGACGCTGAAGCAGCCGACCTCATTACGTCCGACGTCGACGAAAACGACCGCCCGTTCCTCACGGGCGAGCGCACCGTGGAAGGTTTCTTCCGCACGAAGCCGGGCCTCGACCAGGCAGTCTCGCGCGGGCTCGCCTATGCCCCGTACGCGGACATGATCTGGTGCGAGACGGGCAAGCCCGATCTCGAGTACGCGAAGAAGTTCGCCGAGGCGATCCACAAGGAATTCCCCGGCAAGCTGCTTTCGTACAACTGCTCGCCGTCGTTCAACTGGAAGAAGAACCTCGACGATGCGACGATCGCGAAATTCCAGAAGGAACTCGGCGCGATGGGCTACAAGTTCCAGTTCATCACGCTCGCGGGCTTCCACGCGCTCAATCACTCGATGTTCAATCTCGCGTACGGCTACGCTCGCACGCAGATGAGCGCGTTCGTGGAACTGCAGCAAGCCGAGTTCGCGGCTGCGGAAAAGGGCTTCACGGCCGTGAAGCATCAGCGCGAAGTCGGCACGGGCTACTTCGACGCCGTCACGCAAACCGTCGAGCGCGAAGCGTCGACGACGGCACTGCATGGCTCGACGGAAGACGAGCAGTTCTTCGACAGCAAGAAGGTGGCCTGA
- the tsaB gene encoding tRNA (adenosine(37)-N6)-threonylcarbamoyltransferase complex dimerization subunit type 1 TsaB encodes MIRTVLLAFDTSTEYCSVALLDSGEPAEPGDASPPRLVARHEPTGAVSSARILPAVREILQEAGLTLADCSAIAFGAGPGSFTGLRTAAGVAQGLAFGLGIPVVPVSTLLVCAESARLRDPSANRVLVAMDARMDEVYWADYLWDAAAQAWRAIVAPSLGAPGALALPDEPFTLGGNAAASFGERLPAALGARTVDGEALPHAVPLAHAALRAWRAGQAVPADRAAPEYIRDKVAQTTAERLAARGGDPAR; translated from the coding sequence ATGATCCGAACCGTTCTGCTTGCTTTCGATACTTCGACCGAATACTGCTCGGTTGCGCTGCTCGATTCTGGCGAGCCGGCCGAGCCCGGCGACGCATCGCCGCCGCGCCTCGTCGCCCGCCACGAGCCGACGGGCGCCGTCTCCAGTGCCCGCATACTGCCGGCCGTGCGCGAAATCCTGCAGGAAGCGGGGCTGACGCTCGCCGATTGCAGCGCCATCGCGTTCGGTGCGGGCCCCGGATCGTTCACAGGCCTGCGTACCGCGGCCGGTGTCGCCCAGGGCCTCGCATTCGGGCTCGGCATACCCGTCGTGCCGGTGAGCACGCTCCTCGTATGCGCCGAGAGCGCGCGGCTGCGCGATCCCTCGGCCAACCGCGTGCTCGTTGCCATGGATGCGCGAATGGACGAAGTCTATTGGGCCGACTACCTCTGGGATGCGGCTGCGCAGGCGTGGCGCGCGATCGTCGCACCTTCGCTCGGCGCGCCGGGGGCGTTGGCGTTGCCCGACGAGCCATTCACGCTCGGCGGCAACGCGGCGGCATCTTTCGGCGAGCGTCTGCCCGCGGCGCTCGGCGCCCGCACCGTCGATGGCGAGGCGCTCCCGCATGCCGTTCCGCTCGCTCATGCCGCGCTGCGCGCCTGGCGTGCGGGGCAGGCCGTACCGGCCGATCGGGCCGCGCCCGAGTACATCCGCGACAAGGTCGCGCAAACGACGGCCGAACGTCTGGCCGCCCGAGGCGGGGATCCGGCACGATGA
- a CDS encoding gamma-glutamylcyclotransferase family protein: MRHVFVYGTLREGEINDIGLAAARHAIPAPRLIGAAFVNGRLYDFGRYPGLVPDAGAGAVRGDIYEIEDALVPVLDEIEEVYPGVDGLFKSREIEVGVAGRRLSCLFYPVGPESVAGLARIDEGDWVAYRRERDAAPSLRYGS; this comes from the coding sequence TCAACGATATCGGCCTCGCGGCTGCGCGGCATGCGATCCCGGCGCCGCGGCTGATCGGCGCCGCGTTCGTCAACGGGCGCCTTTACGACTTCGGCCGTTACCCGGGACTCGTTCCGGATGCGGGAGCGGGGGCCGTACGCGGCGATATCTACGAGATCGAGGACGCGCTCGTGCCGGTGCTCGACGAGATCGAGGAGGTGTACCCGGGCGTCGATGGACTCTTCAAGTCGCGGGAGATCGAGGTGGGCGTGGCGGGGCGGCGTCTTTCGTGCCTTTTCTACCCGGTCGGCCCGGAGTCGGTCGCGGGTCTCGCACGCATCGACGAGGGCGACTGGGTCGCCTACCGGCGCGAGCGCGATGCAGCGCCGTCGCTGCGCTACGGCAGTTGA
- a CDS encoding uracil-DNA glycosylase encodes MAFDEAVLEMLGLAPLWVRRDTREVVGAGGGVVSTVAAKADGGDASPPAEGRAALSGPAGQAPAAAAPERASRPQSIPDGGEAFARRTREAAPMAPEPAPPAERKPARASDPPLRIEPAADIAPPPESDSPREIEAQPARQEAAVRMLDWDALAARVASCEGCRLCERRTNTVFGVGDREADWMLIGEAPGENEDKQGEPFVGQAGKLLDSMLRALALARGDNVYIANVVKCRPPGNRNPEPDEVARCEPYLQRQVALVKPKLIVALGRVAAQNLLKTDASISSLRGRVHRYEDVPVIVTYHPAYLLRSLHDKAKAWADLCLAHDTYRQALGGRAGE; translated from the coding sequence ATGGCGTTCGATGAAGCCGTGCTCGAGATGCTCGGGCTTGCTCCGCTCTGGGTGCGTCGCGATACGCGCGAAGTGGTCGGGGCCGGGGGGGGCGTCGTGTCCACCGTGGCCGCGAAGGCGGACGGAGGCGATGCCTCGCCGCCAGCCGAAGGTCGCGCTGCTCTGAGCGGCCCGGCTGGGCAGGCACCCGCTGCGGCAGCGCCCGAGCGCGCATCGAGGCCGCAATCGATTCCCGATGGGGGCGAAGCGTTTGCGCGGCGCACGCGCGAGGCGGCACCGATGGCGCCCGAGCCGGCGCCGCCGGCCGAGCGTAAGCCCGCCCGCGCGTCCGATCCGCCATTGCGGATCGAGCCGGCCGCGGACATCGCGCCTCCACCCGAAAGCGATTCGCCGCGCGAGATCGAGGCGCAACCGGCTCGCCAAGAGGCGGCCGTCCGGATGCTCGACTGGGATGCGCTCGCCGCGCGGGTGGCATCGTGTGAAGGCTGCCGGCTCTGCGAGCGGCGGACCAACACGGTGTTCGGCGTCGGCGACCGCGAAGCGGACTGGATGTTGATCGGCGAAGCTCCCGGCGAAAATGAGGACAAGCAGGGCGAGCCGTTCGTGGGCCAAGCCGGCAAACTGCTCGACAGCATGCTGCGGGCGCTGGCGCTCGCGCGGGGCGACAACGTCTATATCGCCAACGTCGTCAAATGCCGGCCGCCGGGCAACCGCAATCCGGAGCCGGATGAGGTCGCGCGCTGCGAGCCTTATCTGCAGCGGCAGGTGGCGCTCGTCAAGCCGAAGCTGATTGTCGCGCTCGGCCGCGTGGCTGCGCAGAACCTGTTGAAAACGGATGCGAGCATTTCGTCGCTGCGCGGCCGTGTGCATCGCTATGAGGACGTGCCTGTGATCGTCACCTATCACCCCGCTTATCTGTTGCGCAGCCTGCACGACAAGGCGAAAGCGTGGGCCGATCTTTGTCTTGCGCACGACACGTACAGGCAGGCGCTTGGCGGGCGGGCAGGCGAATGA
- a CDS encoding DEAD/DEAH box helicase, with translation MTSGFTSPLTAVADRVLGVDADSNLEATPVEQPGAGFAALGLSPEIVSALIAAGYSAPTPVQQRAIPAGIAGRDLLVSSPTGSGKTAAFMLPAIERFAQLQKTRAAKPREAVAEGERRTRRGPPVARPGLLVLTPTRELAMQVTTAASTYGKHLRRLRTVSILGGVAYGQQLMLLAKNPEILVATPGRLLDHLERGRIDLSELQMLVLDEADRMLDMGFVEDIETIVAATPATRQTMLFSATLDGKIGALTGRLLRDPERIEIQHRAESRDNIAQTVHYVDDRDHKDRLLDHLLRDNALDQAIVFTATKSDADQLAGRLADAGFSSAALHGDLPQGARNRTIRALRERRVRVLVATDVAARGIDIPGITHVFNYDLPKFAEDYVHRIGRTGRAGRTGTAVSLVHHAEFGALKRIERFVRTTLPVNIVEGFEPRKAPPSNRGNGTGGRGRPGGGNGGGRRFGSGSGSTGGSNARGNGAHGGGQGERARNGNSWGGRPSGGSRDGYRGRSDAARGARRGS, from the coding sequence ATGACATCTGGTTTCACTTCCCCGCTCACCGCCGTTGCTGACCGCGTCCTCGGAGTCGACGCCGACTCGAACCTCGAGGCCACGCCCGTCGAGCAACCCGGTGCGGGCTTCGCTGCGCTCGGCCTGTCGCCCGAGATCGTCTCGGCGCTGATCGCCGCGGGCTACTCGGCGCCTACGCCGGTGCAGCAGCGCGCCATTCCGGCCGGCATCGCGGGCCGCGATCTGCTCGTATCGAGCCCGACGGGCTCGGGCAAGACCGCTGCCTTCATGCTGCCCGCCATCGAGCGCTTCGCGCAGTTGCAAAAAACCCGGGCGGCAAAGCCGCGCGAAGCCGTTGCCGAAGGCGAGCGCCGCACGCGTCGCGGCCCGCCGGTGGCGCGCCCCGGCCTGCTCGTGCTGACGCCGACTCGCGAACTCGCGATGCAAGTGACGACGGCCGCATCTACCTACGGCAAGCACCTGCGGCGCCTGCGCACGGTGAGCATTCTCGGCGGTGTCGCGTACGGCCAGCAGTTGATGCTGCTCGCGAAGAACCCCGAGATCCTGGTCGCCACGCCGGGTCGCCTGCTCGATCACCTCGAGCGCGGCCGCATCGATCTCTCCGAGTTGCAGATGCTCGTGCTCGATGAAGCCGACCGCATGCTCGACATGGGCTTCGTCGAAGATATCGAGACGATCGTCGCGGCCACGCCGGCCACGCGCCAGACGATGCTGTTCTCGGCCACGCTCGACGGCAAGATCGGCGCACTCACGGGCCGCCTGCTGCGCGACCCCGAGCGCATCGAGATTCAGCACCGCGCGGAGTCGCGCGACAACATCGCGCAGACAGTGCATTACGTCGACGATCGCGACCATAAGGATCGCCTGCTCGACCATCTTCTGCGCGATAACGCGCTCGATCAGGCGATCGTCTTCACCGCCACGAAGAGCGACGCCGATCAACTCGCGGGGCGCCTCGCGGATGCCGGTTTCTCTTCGGCCGCATTGCATGGCGACTTGCCGCAAGGCGCACGCAACCGCACGATCCGCGCGCTGCGCGAGCGCCGCGTGCGCGTGCTGGTGGCAACGGACGTCGCAGCGCGCGGCATCGACATCCCCGGCATCACGCACGTCTTCAACTACGATCTGCCGAAATTCGCCGAGGACTACGTGCACCGCATCGGCCGCACGGGCCGCGCCGGCCGCACCGGCACGGCTGTGAGCCTCGTGCATCATGCCGAGTTCGGTGCGCTCAAGCGCATCGAGCGGTTCGTTCGCACGACGCTGCCCGTCAACATCGTCGAGGGCTTCGAGCCCCGCAAGGCCCCGCCGTCGAATCGCGGCAACGGCACAGGCGGGCGCGGCCGCCCGGGCGGCGGCAACGGCGGCGGTCGGCGCTTCGGCTCCGGCTCCGGTTCGACCGGCGGCAGCAATGCGCGCGGCAACGGCGCACATGGCGGCGGCCAAGGCGAGCGCGCCCGTAACGGTAACAGCTGGGGCGGCCGGCCTTCGGGCGGCTCGCGCGACGGCTATCGAGGCCGCAGCGATGCAGCCCGTGGCGCTCGCCGCGGCAGCTGA
- the aceB gene encoding malate synthase A — MTHTLSLPQGMEITAAIEPGFEKILTPDALALVARLHRAFEGRRRELLAARRARTERLDAGERPDFLAETKAIREGDWTIAPLPRDLACRRVEITGPVERKMIINALNSGADSYMTDFEDSNTPNWHNQITGQLNLIDAVRRTISLEQNGKQYRLDDKIATLIVRPRGWHLDEKHVSVDGQRVSGGIFDFALYLFHNAKELLARGSGPYFYLPKLESHLEARLWNDVFVAAQEALGLARGTIRATVLIETILAAFEMEEILYELREHSAGLNAGRWDYIFSAIKKFKNDAGFCLADRSQITMTVPFMRAYALQLLKTCHKRNAPAIGGMSALIPIKSDAAANEKAMAGVRADKARDATDGYDGGWVAHPGLVPIAMEEFVKVLGDKPNQIGKQRDDVTVTAKDLLDFRPEAPITEAGLRNNINVGIHYLGSWLAGNGCVPIHNLMEDAATAEISRSQVWQWIRSPKGKLDDGRKVTAELVSELTKQELEKVKQAVGGNTATYDRAAQIFEKMSTSAQFTEFLTLPLYEEI, encoded by the coding sequence ATGACGCACACGTTGTCGCTGCCGCAAGGCATGGAAATCACGGCCGCGATCGAGCCCGGTTTCGAGAAGATCCTGACGCCCGATGCGCTTGCCCTCGTCGCCCGGCTGCACCGCGCGTTCGAAGGCCGTCGGCGCGAGTTGCTGGCCGCGCGGCGCGCCCGCACAGAACGGCTCGACGCGGGCGAGCGCCCCGATTTTCTGGCCGAAACGAAGGCGATCCGCGAAGGCGACTGGACGATCGCACCGCTGCCGCGCGATCTCGCATGCCGGCGCGTGGAGATCACGGGCCCCGTCGAGCGCAAGATGATCATCAACGCGCTGAACTCGGGTGCGGACAGCTACATGACCGACTTCGAGGATTCGAACACGCCGAACTGGCACAACCAGATCACGGGCCAACTCAACCTGATCGACGCGGTGCGCCGCACGATCTCGCTCGAGCAAAACGGCAAGCAGTATCGTCTCGACGACAAGATCGCCACGCTGATCGTACGGCCGCGCGGCTGGCACCTCGACGAGAAGCATGTGAGCGTGGACGGGCAGCGCGTCTCGGGCGGGATTTTCGATTTCGCGCTTTACCTTTTTCATAACGCAAAGGAGTTGCTCGCGCGCGGCAGCGGCCCCTACTTCTATCTACCGAAGCTCGAGAGCCACCTCGAAGCGCGCCTTTGGAACGACGTATTCGTGGCAGCCCAGGAAGCGCTCGGCCTTGCGCGCGGGACGATCCGCGCGACGGTGCTGATCGAAACGATCCTCGCCGCGTTCGAGATGGAGGAAATCCTCTATGAATTGCGCGAGCACAGTGCCGGGCTCAACGCGGGACGCTGGGACTACATCTTCTCGGCGATCAAGAAGTTCAAGAACGACGCCGGCTTTTGCCTGGCCGACCGCAGTCAGATCACGATGACCGTGCCGTTCATGCGCGCCTATGCGCTGCAATTGCTGAAGACCTGCCACAAGCGCAACGCGCCGGCGATCGGCGGCATGAGCGCGCTGATTCCGATCAAGAGCGACGCCGCGGCAAACGAAAAGGCCATGGCTGGCGTGCGTGCCGACAAGGCTCGCGACGCAACCGACGGTTACGACGGCGGTTGGGTGGCACACCCGGGGCTCGTGCCCATCGCGATGGAAGAATTCGTCAAGGTGCTCGGCGACAAGCCGAACCAGATCGGCAAACAACGCGACGACGTGACGGTAACGGCCAAGGACCTGCTCGATTTCCGCCCGGAGGCGCCGATCACCGAAGCCGGGCTGCGCAACAACATCAACGTGGGCATCCACTATCTCGGATCATGGCTCGCGGGCAACGGCTGCGTGCCGATCCACAACCTCATGGAGGATGCGGCAACTGCCGAAATCTCGCGTTCGCAGGTGTGGCAATGGATCCGCTCGCCGAAAGGCAAGCTCGACGACGGCCGCAAGGTCACGGCCGAACTCGTGAGCGAGCTCACGAAGCAGGAACTCGAGAAAGTGAAGCAGGCGGTGGGCGGGAATACGGCGACGTACGATCGCGCCGCGCAAATCTTCGAAAAGATGTCGACGTCGGCTCAGTTCACCGAATTCCTGACGTTACCGCTTTACGAGGAAATCTGA
- a CDS encoding acyl-CoA-binding protein — MSTLDARFEQAQVDVKGLSEKPGNMTLLRLYALFKQATEGDAHGDKPGFADIVGKYKYDAWASLKGTDRDQAKEQYIALVESLRNGTAS, encoded by the coding sequence ATGAGCACACTCGATGCGCGCTTCGAACAAGCCCAGGTGGACGTCAAGGGCCTATCGGAGAAACCCGGCAACATGACGCTGCTGCGTCTTTACGCGCTCTTCAAGCAGGCGACCGAGGGCGACGCGCACGGCGACAAGCCCGGCTTCGCCGATATCGTCGGCAAATATAAGTACGACGCCTGGGCATCGCTCAAGGGTACCGACCGCGATCAGGCCAAGGAACAGTACATCGCGCTCGTCGAATCGCTGAGAAACGGCACCGCATCGTAG
- a CDS encoding haloacid dehalogenase type II, whose product MPASMPPRPRAIVFDAYGTLFDVHAVIAAAEQRFTGYGEALSQLWRAKQIEYTQLRTLAAPDGSHYRPFWDITLDALRHACARLGLPLDDATQKRLMDEYACLSAYPDVLPALDQLRTHLGPDVGLGILSNGNPHMLDVAIKSAGMADRFDAVLSVDTVRAYKPSPRAYALGPQAFGCDARAIVFVSSNGWDVAGAGWFGYTTFWLNRAHAPAEELGIAAQGTGDGMPALIAFVDALAKQGIAHRRRSGDKLRRPGGTQAPDS is encoded by the coding sequence ATGCCAGCCAGCATGCCGCCTCGCCCCAGGGCAATCGTCTTCGACGCTTACGGAACGCTCTTCGACGTGCATGCCGTCATCGCCGCGGCGGAGCAGCGTTTCACGGGATATGGAGAAGCGCTCTCGCAGTTGTGGCGGGCGAAGCAGATCGAGTACACGCAGTTGCGCACGCTCGCGGCGCCCGACGGCAGCCACTACCGTCCGTTCTGGGACATCACGCTCGATGCGCTTCGTCACGCATGCGCACGGCTCGGCTTGCCGCTCGACGATGCGACACAGAAGCGGCTGATGGACGAATACGCATGCCTCTCGGCTTACCCGGACGTCCTGCCGGCGTTGGACCAATTGCGCACACACCTGGGGCCGGACGTCGGGCTGGGCATCCTGTCGAACGGCAACCCGCACATGCTCGATGTCGCAATCAAGAGCGCCGGCATGGCGGACCGGTTCGATGCCGTGCTGTCCGTCGATACCGTGCGCGCCTACAAGCCATCGCCGCGCGCGTATGCGCTCGGCCCGCAGGCATTCGGCTGCGACGCGCGTGCGATCGTCTTCGTCTCGTCGAACGGCTGGGACGTGGCGGGCGCGGGGTGGTTCGGCTACACGACGTTCTGGCTCAACCGGGCGCACGCGCCGGCCGAGGAACTCGGTATCGCCGCGCAAGGCACGGGCGACGGCATGCCCGCGTTGATCGCATTCGTCGATGCGCTGGCCAAGCAAGGCATTGCCCACCGCCGACGCTCGGGCGACAAGCTGCGGCGCCCCGGTGGCACGCAGGCCCCCGATTCATGA
- a CDS encoding DUF1853 family protein, with translation MTSLEPAAKSAAVLDALLDSLRVDAVRDLAWLLMSPSLLREHGPLAALAHPGEAVGERAAVAAWLSSLDRDPRTLLRVLSAAPLTRLGRYAETLLGYYLEHGPAERLVAANVTLRRAGRTLGECDFLVQTANGRRLHWELGVKCYLHTGSERGVLADYVGPNLLDRFDIKLARLVEHQLPLSATEAFASLGHRGPWQAQMLVKGWLFYRWHDTASGLAAPRLPAAVEPGHSRGFWVPRHAWEAFARDAAKRWMALPRLAWLAPQQVTAGSEAADRGLVDAGALNDCAHSPRAPTMVAGFAWDEAAAAWRERTRGFIVPDDWPARAEAFALSDYHQRQK, from the coding sequence ATGACTTCGCTCGAGCCGGCTGCCAAGAGCGCCGCCGTGCTCGATGCATTGCTCGATTCGCTGCGCGTGGACGCCGTGCGCGATCTGGCCTGGCTGCTTATGAGTCCCTCGCTGTTGCGCGAGCACGGGCCGCTCGCTGCGCTGGCGCATCCAGGCGAAGCCGTGGGCGAACGCGCCGCCGTTGCGGCTTGGCTGAGCAGTCTCGATCGCGATCCACGGACGCTTCTTCGCGTGCTGAGCGCCGCGCCGCTCACGCGGCTCGGCCGTTACGCCGAAACGCTGCTCGGCTACTACCTGGAACACGGCCCGGCGGAGCGGCTCGTCGCCGCGAACGTCACGCTGCGACGAGCCGGGCGGACCCTCGGGGAGTGCGATTTTCTGGTACAGACGGCGAACGGGCGGCGGCTGCACTGGGAGTTGGGCGTCAAGTGCTATCTCCATACGGGCAGCGAGCGAGGCGTGCTTGCGGACTACGTCGGGCCGAACCTGCTCGACCGTTTCGACATCAAGCTTGCCCGGTTGGTCGAGCATCAATTGCCGCTCTCGGCAACCGAGGCCTTCGCGTCGCTCGGCCATCGCGGCCCGTGGCAAGCGCAGATGCTTGTCAAGGGCTGGCTCTTCTATCGATGGCATGACACCGCGAGCGGCCTCGCTGCGCCGCGGTTGCCGGCCGCGGTCGAGCCCGGGCATTCGCGCGGATTCTGGGTGCCGCGGCATGCTTGGGAGGCATTTGCGCGTGATGCGGCCAAGCGGTGGATGGCGTTGCCGCGGCTTGCGTGGCTCGCTCCGCAACAGGTGACGGCGGGGTCCGAGGCGGCCGACAGGGGTCTGGTGGATGCCGGTGCATTGAACGACTGTGCCCATTCGCCGCGCGCCCCGACGATGGTCGCCGGCTTCGCCTGGGACGAGGCCGC